One Yimella lutea DNA window includes the following coding sequences:
- the rsmH gene encoding 16S rRNA (cytosine(1402)-N(4))-methyltransferase RsmH, whose protein sequence is MIDNRTVADRHVPVMRDRIIELLRPALVTGESGRRPVYLDGTLGMGGHTEAILKACPDAVAYGVDRDTDALRLAGERLAQFGDRFIPVHARYDDAIEELAELDVHRVDAALFDLGVSSLQLDETERGFSYSRDAALDMRMDQTQGMTAADVIAEYDEGDLRRILREYGEERFAGKVAKAIVRRREQSPIRTSDELMQVLRDAIPAASQRTGGHPGKRTFQALRIEVNAELLSWQAALPAAIDALAIGGRIAVLSYHSLEDRITKHELQAGARSTAPAGLPVELPEHKPYLKLLTRGAEQPGDAEVNTNPRAASARLRVAERIRATKGTKR, encoded by the coding sequence ATGATCGACAACCGGACAGTGGCCGACCGCCACGTTCCGGTCATGCGCGACCGCATCATCGAGCTGCTGCGTCCGGCACTGGTCACGGGGGAGTCAGGTCGCCGTCCGGTGTACCTCGACGGAACGCTCGGCATGGGTGGTCACACCGAGGCGATCCTCAAGGCCTGTCCGGACGCAGTCGCGTACGGCGTCGACCGCGACACGGACGCGCTGCGTCTGGCGGGGGAGCGGTTGGCACAGTTCGGGGACCGGTTCATTCCGGTGCATGCTCGCTACGACGACGCGATCGAGGAACTGGCCGAACTCGACGTCCATCGCGTTGACGCGGCCTTGTTCGACCTGGGTGTCAGTTCCCTGCAGCTCGATGAGACCGAGCGCGGTTTCTCCTACAGCCGGGACGCCGCCTTGGACATGCGGATGGATCAGACCCAGGGGATGACCGCCGCCGATGTCATCGCCGAGTACGACGAGGGCGACCTTCGGCGCATCCTGCGGGAGTACGGCGAGGAACGGTTCGCCGGCAAGGTCGCCAAGGCGATCGTGCGCCGCCGTGAGCAGTCGCCGATCCGCACCTCCGACGAACTCATGCAGGTGCTGCGGGACGCCATCCCGGCGGCCTCGCAACGCACCGGCGGGCACCCCGGGAAGCGGACCTTCCAGGCCCTGCGCATCGAGGTGAACGCCGAACTGCTCAGCTGGCAGGCCGCCTTGCCCGCGGCGATCGATGCGCTCGCGATCGGGGGACGCATCGCGGTGCTGTCCTACCACTCGCTCGAGGACCGCATCACCAAGCACGAACTGCAGGCCGGCGCGCGTTCGACCGCCCCCGCCGGTCTGCCGGTCGAACTGCCCGAACACAAGCCCTACCTGAAACTCCTCACCCGTGGCGCCGAGCAACCCGGCGACGCCGAGGTGAACACGAACCCGCGCGCGGCGTCCGCCCGTCTGCGCGTAGCTGAACGAATCCGTGCCACGAAGGGAACCAAGCGATGA